GCCCTCGGGCAGCGAGCCGATACCGAACTGGCTTAAGCCCAAGGACTTGCGCGCGGGTAAAAACGTAGGGTAGCGTTGCGCTACCGCCTGCGTCAGCAGCACGGCCTGGCGCAGGTTCCAGGCCCCGCGCACCTCGTGGTGAAATACTATCTGCGCCAGGGCTTGGTGCAGCCGGATTTCGGACTGCGCATAGTCGCGTAGCGCGCCGGCCGGGGTGCGCTCCAGGGCCGCTAGCCGGGCCTCCTGCGCCGCCAAGCCAGCCTCGTAAAGGCCCGCATCCTGACTGATAATCAGCTCGGTAAAATCGACGCAGTCGGCTACTAGCAGGGTGCCGGGCGCGCTGGGTGGCGCGGCAGCCAGCAGCTGGCGGCAGGCGCTCACCTTCAGCTTCAGCAGCTCGGCGTAGGCGCGGCGGGCCACGGGGGGTAGGGCCTCCGACGCTTCCGGGACGGGGGTAATTTCTCGGGGCGGCTCGGGGCGGCTCGCGCTGAGGCTCGCGGAAGTAGCCAACAGCCCCACTACCGCGCTCAGCGTGCCACGGCGAATACCTTGGCGAACCTCAGCGAGAAATTTCACAACGAGCTATAAAAAAAGGAACGACCAAGGGGCCGTTCCTTTTGTTTCAAAAAGCCTCAGGGGACTACGCATTCAGCGCCTCGCGGCCTTCCACGTCGGCCAAGATACGGCCGCAGTGCTCACACACGATGATTTTCTTGTGCGAGATGATATCGGCCTGGCGCTGCGGGGGCACCGTGTTGAAGCAGCCGCCGCAGGCGTCGCGGCGCACCAGCACCACCGCCAGGCGGTTGCGCATGTTGCCCCGGATGCGGTCGTAGGCCGTCAGCAGGCGCTGCTCCACGGGCTGCACGGCGGTTTCGCGCTCGGTCACCAGCTGCTTTTCTTCGGCTTCGTTTTCAGCCACGATGGTGTCCAGCTCACTCTTTTTGTTGTCGAGGTCCTTGCGGCGCTCGTCGAGGCGCTGGCGAGTCACGTTGGCCTCGGTGTTGCGCTGGTCGATGAGGTACTGCGCCTCCTTGATTTTCTTGTCGGAAATCTGAATTTCCAGGCGTTGCAGCTCCACTTCTTTGGCAATGGCCTCGTACTCGCGGTTGTTGCGCACGTTGGTTTGCTGCTCCTCATAGCGCTTAATGAGGCCCTCGGCTTCCTTGGTCGCGGCTTTGCGCTGCTTGATTTGGTCCTGCAAGCCGCTGATTTCGTCATCGAAGCGCTTCACGCGGGCTTCGTAGCCGGCAATCTCGTCTTCGAGGTCGCGCACTTCTTCGGGTAGGTCGCCGCGCACACGCCGAATTTCATCAAGCTGCGAATCAATGTGTTGCAGATTAAGAAGCGCTTCAAGCTTGGCGGAAACGGGCGCGTCGGCCGGATTTGCCACGGCGGCGGAATTAGCAGTCATACTGAACGGGATTCGTGGGAGTATCGGCGAATAAGACCGCAAAAGTACGACCGAACGCCGCCAGCAACAAATCGCGAAAAATCTCGCCCGTAAACTGCTCGCTCTCAAAGTGGCCCACGTCGCAGAGCATGAGCTGGCCCTCGGGCACGAAAAACTCGTGGTACTTCACGTCGCCGGTCACGTAGGCATCGGCTCCCGTCGCCACTGCCGCGCCGGTCAGAAAACTGCCCGCGCCGCCGCACAGCGCCACTTTTTTAATCTCTTTTTCAAACGCCGTGTGGCGCACCACGGGCACGCCCAGCGCGGTCTTTAGGTGCTTCCGAAATTCGGCGGGGGGTAGGGCCTGCGGTAGCTCGCCCACCAGGCCTGCGCCCACGTCCTGGTGCTGGTTTTCGAGCTTCACCAGCTCGTAAGCTACTTCTTCGTAGGGGTGAGCCTGGCGCAGGGCAGCCAGCACGGCCGCCTGCCGGTGCAAGGGTAGGAGCACGTCGAGGCGGGTTTCGGCCACGCGGGCCGGCTGGTTTTCGGTCCCGATGGCCGGCCGGGTGCCTGCGCCCGGCGTGAAGGTGCCGGTGCCCTGGCTCTGAAAGCTGCAATCGGTATAATTACCCACTTGGCCCGCGCCGGCGGCGTAGAGTGCAGCCAGTACCCGGCCCGCAGGGTCATCGGGCTGGTCGGGCACGTAGGTGGTGAGGCGGGCCAGGGTGCCGGTTTGCGGGGCCAGAATGCGGGTATTAAGTAAGCCCAGCTTGGCGGCCAGTCGGGCGTTCACGCCCTGGCGCACGTTGTCGAGGTTGGTATGGGCGGCATAGATGGCTACGTCGGTCTTGAGGGCGGCCATGATGGTTTGTTCCACCAAGCCCTTGCCCGTGAGACGCTTAAGCGGCCGAAAAATAACCGGGTGATGGCACAGCACCACGTTGCAGCCGCGCCGCGCCGCCTCGGCCACTACGGCCGGCGTGCAGTCGAGGGCGAGGAGGACGCCCGTAATCTCCGCTTCCGGCAAGCCGCATTGCAGGCCGGCATTGTCATAGCTTTCCTGGTAGGCGAGGGGCGCGGCGGCTTCGATGAGCTGGGCCAGGTCTTGAACGGTGGGCACTTTGGTACTGGTTGGTTATTTGCGGGCTACTCGCTAACGTTGTGCTGTCGCGGGGCCCATTCAGGAAACAGGCGGGGGTAGGCCCAACCCGGAAGACTCCCGCGAAAGCGGGAGACTCGCGGGGCAACCCAGCGCTTTTGCCCGCCCCCCGGAAGTCCTGGTCAAAGATACCTTTTATCATGCCGCCCCAAGAATTTGAGCCGCCGCAAGAGCTGCAGGATATTATGAAGTGCTTTTGGTACCTCAGCCAGGACTTCGGCGACCAGCCCGCGAGCTTTGAGGTGGTACCGGATGGCTATGCGGAAATAATTTTTCACTTTGGCAGTCTCGTTAGTCCTGCCGCGCGGGGCGGCTGGCAGCCCTTACCCTCCCCGTTTCTGGTGGGGCTGCTCAATCAGCCGGTGCTTTTTCACGCGAAAAATAAGTTGGAAATTATCGGTATCCGGTGCTTTCCCTGGACCGTGTTCGAGGTGCTGGGCCTACCGGCCGGTAAAGACGGCGCGCGTCTGCTGGAGCATCCCCTTGCCCAGCTGCAAGCGCCGCTGGCTGCGCATATGCGGGTGGGCCGGCTGGCGGCGGCGCTGGTGCTGCTGACTCACTATTTTGGGCAGGCCCGGTCGCGAATGGCGACTGACGGGTTGCTGGGCAAAGCGGGCGGGGCGATGCGGGCCGCCGGCGGCACCCTGCCGGTGAGCCAGGTAGCGGCGGCGGCGCACGCCACGGTGCGAACCCTGGAGCGGAAGTTCAAGCAAGCAGCGGGCCACACGGTGAAAGACGTGTCCGGGCTGATGCGCTTTGAGCAGGTCCGCAACCACTTGTGGCGTCAGCCGGCGGCCAACCTGGCCGGCCTGGCGCAGGAGCTGGGCTACGCGGACCAAGCCCACCTCAGCCGGGAATTCAAGCGCTATAGCGGCACGACGCCCGCGGCCTTCGCCCGCAAAGCCAGGAGCCGGCAACAGGTGGTGAGCACCAATTTTGTCGCGTTTATACAAGCCTGACGCGGGCACCCGGCGGAATTTTGCGGGATGAAATCCACCAAAAATCCGGTTAATTACGACGTCATGATTGCCGGCGCGGGGCCGGTAGGGCTATTTCTCGCCTGCGAGCTGGCCCTGGCCCACTGTTCCGTCCTGCTCCTGGAAAAGTCGCAGAACCCGCACTCGCCCCTGAAGCAGCTGCCTTTCGGGCTCCGGGGGCTCAACGCGCCTTCCGTGGAAGCGCTTTACCGCCGGGGGTTGCTCCAGGAGCTGGAAGTGCCTAAACGCCTGAAAAACCCCCACCAAAACGCCGGCCAAGGGGCACGTCGCCAGGCTGGGCACTTCGCCGGCATTCCCTTTTATGAAGGCGATATTGACACCTCCCAGTGGAAGTATCGCCTGCCCGGCTCGACCGAAACCAGTTTGATTTCTGAGTTGGAAGAACTGGAAATGGTGCTGACCCGCCGCGCCGAAGCCCTGGGGGTAGCAATCAGGCGCGGGCTGGCCATTACGGACTTTCAGCAAACCGCGGCGGGGGTAACGGTGCGGGCCGGCGGCCAATTCTTTGAAGGACAATGGCTGGTGGGCTGCGATGGCGGCCGGAGCGTGGTGCGCAAGGCCGGCGGGTTTGACTTCGCCGGGACGGAGCCGGAATTTACCGGCTACACGGCGCAGGTGGACCTGGCCGACCCGGAGCAGCTTCGCTCCGGCCGCAACCTTACCACCACCGGCATGTACCTGCAATCGCAGCCAGGCTACCTGATAATCCAGTATTTTGATAAGGGCGTATTTCACAGTTCAGGAGCACCCCTCACGCTGGCCCACATGCAAGCGGTGCTGCGCCGCGTCTCGGACACCGATGTGACTATCAGCGCCCTGCACCTGGCCACCACCTGGACCGACCGGTCGCGGCAGGCCACTGCCTACCGCAGCGGGCGGGTGCTGCTGGCCGGCGATGCCGC
The genomic region above belongs to Hymenobacter psoromatis and contains:
- a CDS encoding zinc ribbon domain-containing protein; this encodes MTANSAAVANPADAPVSAKLEALLNLQHIDSQLDEIRRVRGDLPEEVRDLEDEIAGYEARVKRFDDEISGLQDQIKQRKAATKEAEGLIKRYEEQQTNVRNNREYEAIAKEVELQRLEIQISDKKIKEAQYLIDQRNTEANVTRQRLDERRKDLDNKKSELDTIVAENEAEEKQLVTERETAVQPVEQRLLTAYDRIRGNMRNRLAVVLVRRDACGGCFNTVPPQRQADIISHKKIIVCEHCGRILADVEGREALNA
- a CDS encoding Nif3-like dinuclear metal center hexameric protein — its product is MPTVQDLAQLIEAAAPLAYQESYDNAGLQCGLPEAEITGVLLALDCTPAVVAEAARRGCNVVLCHHPVIFRPLKRLTGKGLVEQTIMAALKTDVAIYAAHTNLDNVRQGVNARLAAKLGLLNTRILAPQTGTLARLTTYVPDQPDDPAGRVLAALYAAGAGQVGNYTDCSFQSQGTGTFTPGAGTRPAIGTENQPARVAETRLDVLLPLHRQAAVLAALRQAHPYEEVAYELVKLENQHQDVGAGLVGELPQALPPAEFRKHLKTALGVPVVRHTAFEKEIKKVALCGGAGSFLTGAAVATGADAYVTGDVKYHEFFVPEGQLMLCDVGHFESEQFTGEIFRDLLLAAFGRTFAVLFADTPTNPVQYDC
- a CDS encoding helix-turn-helix domain-containing protein, producing MPPQEFEPPQELQDIMKCFWYLSQDFGDQPASFEVVPDGYAEIIFHFGSLVSPAARGGWQPLPSPFLVGLLNQPVLFHAKNKLEIIGIRCFPWTVFEVLGLPAGKDGARLLEHPLAQLQAPLAAHMRVGRLAAALVLLTHYFGQARSRMATDGLLGKAGGAMRAAGGTLPVSQVAAAAHATVRTLERKFKQAAGHTVKDVSGLMRFEQVRNHLWRQPAANLAGLAQELGYADQAHLSREFKRYSGTTPAAFARKARSRQQVVSTNFVAFIQA
- a CDS encoding FAD-dependent monooxygenase, translated to MKSTKNPVNYDVMIAGAGPVGLFLACELALAHCSVLLLEKSQNPHSPLKQLPFGLRGLNAPSVEALYRRGLLQELEVPKRLKNPHQNAGQGARRQAGHFAGIPFYEGDIDTSQWKYRLPGSTETSLISELEELEMVLTRRAEALGVAIRRGLAITDFQQTAAGVTVRAGGQFFEGQWLVGCDGGRSVVRKAGGFDFAGTEPEFTGYTAQVDLADPEQLRSGRNLTTTGMYLQSQPGYLIIQYFDKGVFHSSGAPLTLAHMQAVLRRVSDTDVTISALHLATTWTDRSRQATAYRSGRVLLAGDAAHIHAPLGGQGLNLGLGDALNLGWKLAATIHGQAPAGLLDSYYAERYPLGAQVLDWSRAQVAVMRPGPQAPALQAIIRDLLHTRDGATYFAGRIWGIATHYPLGGDHPLVGHSVPNFELAGGTMMGELLHDGRGILLDFEGNAFFKTLASAYGDQMSYVSGRAKDSLGLSAMLIRPDGVVAWAADHDLDGRALQQAAARWFVAKAEIEQ